One genomic segment of Peromyscus leucopus breed LL Stock chromosome 23, UCI_PerLeu_2.1, whole genome shotgun sequence includes these proteins:
- the Tsc22d4 gene encoding TSC22 domain family protein 4 isoform X1, whose amino-acid sequence MSGGKKKSSFQITSVTTDYEGPGSPGASDSPVSPAPAGPPPRLPNGEPNPDPGGRGTPRNGSPPPGAPASRFRVVKLPQGLGEPYRRGRWTCVDVYERDLEPPSFGRLLEGIRGASGGTGGRSLDSRLELASLGISTPTPQPGLSQGPTSWLRPPPTSPGLQARSFTGGLGQLAGPGKAKVETPPLSASPPQQRPPGPGPGDSAQPLPSLRVEVESGGSAAGTPPLSRRRDGAVRLRMELVGPEETGKVPPIDSRPNSPALYFDASLVHKSPDPFGAAAAQSLSLARSMLAISGHLDSDDDSGSGSLVGIDNKIEQAMDLVKSHLMFAVREEVEVLKEQIRDLAERNAALEQENGLLRALASPEQLAQLPSSGLPRLGPSAPNGPSV is encoded by the exons ATGAGTGGTGGTAAGAAGAAAAGTAGTTTTCAGATCACCAGCGTCACCACGGACTATGAGGGCCCAGGAAGCCCAGGGGCTTCGGATTCCCCTGTCTCCCCGGCTCCCGCTGGGCCCCCGCCCCGCCTCCCCAATGGGGAACCCAACCCTGATCCAGGGGGCAGGGGCACCCCCCGGAATGGCTCCCCGCCACCTGGAGCCCCTGCCTCCCGTTTCCGGGTGGTGAAGCTGCCCCAAGGCTTGGGAGAGCCTTATCGTCGAGGTCGGTGGACGTGTGTGGATGTTTACGAGAGAGACCTGGAGCCCCCAAGCTTCGGCCGGCTCCTGGAGGGAATTCGAGGGGCCTCCGGAGGCACTGGAGGCAGATCATTGGATTCTAGGTTGGAGCTGGCTAGCTTGGGCATAAGCACCCCTACCCCACAGCCAGGCCTGTCTCAGGGCCCCACCTCTTGGCTCCGCCCGCCCCCTACTTCTCCTGGACTACAGGCCCGCTCCTTCACAGGGGGGCTGGGCCAGCTGGCGGGGCCTGGCAAGGCCAAGGTGGAGACACCCCCGCTGTCAGCCTCTCCACCCCAGCAACGCCCCCCAGGGCCTGGGCCTGGAGATAGCGCTCAGCCCCTGCCCTCCCTGAGGGTCGAAGTGGAGTCTGGGGGTTCAGCAGCCGGAACCCCTCCACTGTCACGGAGAAGAGATGGAGCAGTTCGGCTGAGGATGGAGTTAGTTGGtccagaggagacagggaag gtgcctcCGATCGACTCTCGCCCCAACTCACCAGCCCTCTActtcgacgccagcctggtccacaagtCTCCAGACCCCTTTGGTGCCGCAGCAGCCCAGAGTCTCAGCCTGGCTCGGTCCATGCTGGCCATCAGTGGTCATCTGGACAGTGACGACGACAG TGGTTCCGGAAGTCTGGTTGGCATTGACAACAAGATTGAACAAGCCATG GACTTGGTGAAGTCCCACCTCATGTTTGCCGTGCGAGAAGAGGTTGAGGTACTGAAGGAGCAGATCCGAGACCTGGCGGAGCGGAATGCTGCGCTGGAGCAGGAAAACGGATTGCTGCGTGCCCTGGCCAGCCCGGAGCAGCTGGCCCAGCTGCCATCCTCGGGGCTTCCACGGCTCGGGCCGTCTGCACCCAATGGACCTTCCGTCTGA